The DNA sequence GCGTTCCTTTCAACGCTTGTGCTGTTTGGCCCCCTGAACATAGCAATTAGCTCTAAACGATTTTTTTGTCTTCAAACACAACTTTTTTAATCGCAGCCAGGGCGTCTCCCACATTTGGAATCCCAGACAGCGACACGGCGTAGGCGATATAGGGAGCGGTCCCGCCGTTAGTGCAGTCGAGTCCTTTTTTGATGCAGTTGTGGTAAAATATGGACTGAAACGGCACTGGGCAATACTCGGCAAAGAGCTGCTTGTCGACATTGCGGAAGACAAGGGCATAAGGTATCAGCGCTTCAACCTGTTTCTTGAAGGCGTCCCAAACCTCCCCGAAAGACTTGAACTTGCGCGCATCGCCTGTTGGCGGCCCTACTTGCATGTCGTTGACCATTCTGGCGACGCCGTTGTTTAACGCCAAATCCAACATCAGGGGCAGATTGACCATCCCCCCGGGAACATCCAACGAATACCCCGGAACCGTCGGGGTGTTGCAGCCGGTAATTATGTACTGCCGCGCAAGCTCTGCCGGTTTGCCGTCATTCATCAGTCCCTTGATAACAGTCTCGTCGCTTAGGAACTTAACTTTCCCCTTTAACGCGTTCGCCAACTCGCATGCTTTTATCACAAACGCATCCGGGGTCTTCTTGCTGATTCTGACGATAATATCCTCACAGCTTAAGGCGATTTCTTTTTCCGCTTCAAGGAAAATATATGACAGTTCGTTTACCGCGTCTTTTCCATCCTTGGTCAAGCCGCCCAGGACAAAATTCACCGTCATCGAGAAACCCGCAAAAAAGTTTGCCGCTTCCGTAGAATAGGGAATGCACAACCCGTTGGCTTTTATCAAGAACAGTTCAATCAATTCCAAAGCAGCTTCAGGGGTAAGATTACCCTCTTCAATGTCTTTCTTATAGAATGGGTAGAGGTACTGGTCCACCCTCCCAAAACCGTTGCCGGGGCCAATTCCTTCAATCATGACAATCAGATAGCCAAACCATGTTGATTGCAGCGCTTCGTAAAAGTTGCGGGCCGGATTAAGCGGAACCCAGCTGCAGGTTTCCGCTATTTTTTTAAGCTCAAGCTTCCTTTGTTCATCGGTTTCTTTCGCGGCCAGACTTTCGGCCAGTTCAGCATAACGCTTCACAAACACCAGAGCGGCATCAAGCGTAATATTGACAGCCTTCAGAAAATAGTACTTTTTTAAGTCCTCCATTTTTACAAGGTTGACTTTGGCCAGTTCTTCTTCAACCTCTTGTTTAATGCCCTTGATTCCTTTTTTAATCAGGATCTCGTAGTCTGCGCTGGAATGGCCGAAGTATTGGTTGTTTCCGCAAAATGCGCCGCCGCACTGCACAATGTTGTTGAATTTCAATATTTCTTCAGGAACCCGTGCCTTCCACTTATCAAAAAGCGATCTCCCTTTCCAATATGCAGCGATCTCCTTGATTTTCGCTTTTTCTTCTTCGGTTAAAGGCTTGAATCGATCAACAGTTCTTGTCGACAGCAAGTCCCTTTCTTCCGCATACCAGGCTGCATTCAGTTCGGGCGTCAAGATGCCGGCTCTCAGTTTGCTGGAGCCGCGACCAACAATCAGCTCGCCGTCCTCAATACCGATGGTCATTTCCTTCAAGACCTTTTCCAGGGCCTTTGCTCTTCTGATTATTTCCGGTTGGCCTTCTGTTTCTTGATAGGATTGCGTCATGAGATAGCCTCTTTCGACGCAGATCTCCGGCCTGGTAACCATGCTCTTCCTCAGTTTTACCACCCTGTCGCTTGCTTTTGTTCCCATCTCTTTCGCCCTCCTCTCCAGACTATAATATTATACCAGCTGCCGCTTATTCTATTTGCCTACAAAATAAATAGTAGCAGCTGTGCTAAAAATGTATCGATTTATGAACATTACGCCAAAAATGCATGTAAAAACCATTCCGGCAAATTCAAATTTCTGTATTAATCGCCATCTTGCATTCTTATGGGTTCACATTCATTTTGCCGCCAAGATTGCTTTGGCTGCGTTTTCTGCGGCTATGCGGCCGGAAGAGATCGCGAAGCGCATGGAGTGGCTTGCGACCGCAGCCGCATATGTATCCGAATCGATGCCGCCAATATCTGCACCGGCTGCATAGAATCCCGGCAGAGGATTGTCATTTTTATCAAGCAGTTCCATTTTCGTATTGACCTTTAGAGGCCCACACGTTACCAGCATAGCCATCGCGCATTTGCTTGCATAAAAAGGCGGCTTAATTAGAGGAATTAAAGCCTTGGGGTTCTTGCAGAACCAATCATCATGCCCTTTTGCACAGAAAGAGTTGTATTCGGCGATTGTCTCGTTCAGAACGGCGGCATCTGCTCCTATCCACTCGGCTATTTCTTCCCATGTGCCGGCGATTTTCACGTATCCTGTTTCGACCAGTTGGGCTATTTCTTTTTCCAAATTCTTGTCTTTGTACGCGTGCCATCTAAATATGCTTGGCGTTTTATTGACTATGTGTTCCTTTATGTTTTCGGCAAAAAGAATATAGCAGGTCTTATTAGGCAGCCTGTACATGCTGTTGGTGGCATTGATCTTCGATTCGTCAGCAAAACGCACGCCTTTCGGGGTCACCCATACAAGCTCCGGATTCCTGGCATTGTTCAGAAAGTCTTTGTAAGGCGAAGGCGACATCCCCAGGCATGGAATTCTGTTTAAACTCCATTCGAAAGCAACTGTGCCGTCCGGCGCCGCACCCGCTTCAAAGGCCATTTTTATTCCGTCTCCTGAACGGCGGAAGCCCAGAATGACCAGATCGTTCAAGGTGTTTTCATCGTAGTTGGGAAAGTACCTGGACATGAGTTCCTTATCGCCCATAAACCCGCCGGTGGAGATGATTACCCTTGTTGAACGAACAATCAGCTTCCCTCCATCTTTTGTTTCGGCGAGTACTCCCGCTGCGGCCCCCGTTTCGTCCTTTAGCAGCTTTTGGGCCGGTGTATTGCATAATATCCGTATGCCTTGCTTTTTGCATTCCCTGAGGAGAATTTTCACCAGCCTCCCTTGCATGTTCCCGCGCATGGCTTCCGGGTTTTCGATGTAATCCTCCGGTTCCATTTTTGATTTCAGCCAATCCGACAGCTCTTCGCTTTTATTGATCAGCGTTCTGATCAGGCGTGCATCACCGCGCCAGTGGTTCCATTCCATGGCAGCCTTGAAGTTGGCGTCTGTCCGAATGGTGTAATCGGGGTCAATGCGCGGATCACCGTCGACAATCCTGTTGTCATCCATGCAGGGCAGCTTCGGAGGACGCCCGTCCCAAGATATCATCAGGTCTGGAAATATCGCGTTCCCGCCGGGCGCATTCATTTTCTCCAAAACAACCACATTTTTTACACCCTTGTCTCTTGCCTCGATAGCAGCGCTCAATCCTCCTGCTCCGCCGCCGATTATCGCCAGGTCGGCCTGTATTTCTTCAATTTTTGAACCGGTCACGCCCATACCTGTATCCACCTCTTTCCTCATTGATTGTTCTGATCTGTCCATCCCGGCACACCAAGCATGAGAGACGTTCAGACTTCCTCGAACTCTGTCCGGTTGATAATGTCGTTTTGCAACTCCGGACTCAATTCAACAAAGTAGGCGCTGTATGTGGCCACCCTTACCAGCAGGTCTTTGTATTTTTCCGGATTCTTTTGGGCGTCTTTCAACATTTGAGTGTCAACAAAATTAAATTGAATCAGGTTCCCCCCAATTTCACAGAAGGTCCTGAGGAGAGAAACAAATTTTCTCATTTTCGGCTCATCTTTTACTGCATCCGGGTTGAACCTCATATTCAAGATGGAACCCCTCAGTTTGATCTGATCCAGCTTCGCCACTGATTTCATGGTGGGTGTGGGTCCGGAAACATTCCTGCCCTGGTAAGGTGATATACCGCCTTCGGACAGCGGTTCGCCGGCTTTTCTCCCATCCGGCAGGGCTCCCACTACCCAGCCCAGGGGAATATTGGCGGTCATCGCGACAGTCGAGGCAACACTCTGCCGCCCGGCAAAGCTTTTATGCTTTCTGATTGTATCGCAGGCGTGAATAAGTACATCTTTCAGGATCAGGTCCACATAGTCGTCATCGTTGCCAAATTTTGGGGCCTGCTGCAACAGGTGGCGAATCCTCTCTTCGCCTTCAAAGTTCTTTTCCAGGGCGCTGACCAATTGCCGCATGGTGATCTGCCGGTCATCAAACACCACTTTTTTGACGGCCGCCAGCGAATCGCCGACGTTGGCTGCCCCGGCAATCGCCGTTATGTGCGTATGGTATGGATGCGTTCCTCCCTGGTAGATGTCCAGACCCTTTTCAAGGCAGTGATGGAAAAGGGCAGATTGAAACACGACCGGGACCTCCGCAAAGAGTTTCATGTCTGCGTTCTTGTAGAGAAAAACGACCGAAAGCATGTGTTCGACCTGTTTTTTATAGGCCTCCATGACCTCTTCAAATGTTCTGAACATTGCGGGGTCGCCTGTTTTAGGCCCGATCTGCTTGCCTGTTTGCCGGGAAAAACCATTGTTTAACGCCAAATCAACCGCCAGCGGGAGATTGAATATTACTCCCCCCAAATCATGAGAAAAGGCTGGTATGGTGGGATTATGACAACCAGTAGAGATATAGTCGCGGGCATATTCCAGGGGTATCCCGCAATTCATCATTTGCGGGATGGAAGTTTCGTCGCTGACAAACTTGATCTTGCCTCTCAAAGACACTGCCGTTTCAGCCGCTTTCATCACAAAAGACTCCGGGTTGATTTTATTAATCCTCACCATAATCTCTTCGGCGCTTAATCCCACAACTCTGTCCGCTTCCAGAAAGAGATAAGATAGCTCGTTTACTGCATCCCGGCCGTCCCTGGTCACGCCGCCCAATGTCAAGCCCTGCATGATAGGATAGCCACCAAGGACTTTTGAAACGTTCTTATCCGCCAGGGCCACGACGCCGTTCATTTTGATGAGGAGCAATGAAAGCAGTTCATGCGCTTCTGCATCGGTGATGACCCCTGCCTCAACATCTTTCTTATAGAACGGGTACAGGTACTGGTCGACTCTCCCCAGGCTCATCCCGGCGCCCCATCCTTCTATCATCAGGATGATATAAACAAACCAGATTGATTGGATTGCTTCATAAAAGTTGCGGGCCGGGTTAGCCGGGACCCAGTTGCAGGTTTCGGCTATTCTTTCCAATTCGGATTTTCTTTGCGGGTTGCTCTCCTGTTTGGCCAAACCGGCGGCCAGCTGCGCGTATCTTTTGGCAAAGTTCTCTGCAGCTTCCAAAACAATCTTGACGGCACTGTAAAAATGGTATTTGTCAAGATTCTCCATCACGCTAAGGTCCAGTTTCCCCAATGCTTCCTCGACTTGTCTCTTTATATCGTTTAACCCCTTGGTAATAACCCGCTCGTAGTCAACAGCGACATGGGCCATATGGTGGCTGTTTTCACTGAAACCAGCCGTCCCCTGAATGATATGGTTTAATTCTTTTGCCTGCTCCGGTACCAAAGCCTGCCACTTGTCGTACAGGGCTTCCCCTTTCCAATAAGCAACGACTTCTTTCAATTTCGCCTTTTCTTCTTCTGTCAAAGGGACATACTTATCCCACTCTCTTGTCGCTACGGTATCCAATTCGTCCAGGATCCACTCGGATGAAATTTCCGGAAGAACTGCGCCAGCGCGTACTTTGCCCGTAGCCCAACCGGCAATCAGTTCTCCGTCTTCGATCCGAATGGTCATTTCTTTCAAGATCTTTTCCAGGGCTTTTGCCCTTCTGATTGCCTCAGGCTGACCCTCGGTCTCTTGATAGGACTTGGTCATGAGATACCCGCGTTCAACACAAATTGCAGGTGTCGTGAGCATGCGCGACCGTAATTCTTTTACCCTTGCGGTGGCTTCAAATGCCATTTCTGTTCACTCCCAGCATGCAAAAATTTGCGATTATCAGGGCCAAATATCCAAATCAACTAACCCCCTATCTGGGTGTTCAAACCATAGTGTTCAAAAAGGGCTTTGATTTCTTCCTGGCGTTCAGGGGGAACCGGTCTGACCTTCAATTTGTATTCTTTGCCAAGCTGCTCATATTTTACCTTCCCGAATTCATGCACCGGCATAAGATCCACCCGCTCCACCGATTTCAGCCCAGCCAGGAATTCAGCCGTAGCTTTCAGATTTTCTTCCGAATCATTGTATCCCGGAACCACGGGAACCCTGATAATGATTGGTTTTCCCGCATCATTAAACCGTTTCAGGTTTTTTATAATCGGTTCGTTGGAGACGCCCGTGTTTTTCAGATGTCTCTCCGGATTCATGTCTTTGATATCAAACAGCAGCAGGTCTGCCTCTTCCAGGCATTTTATGCCTTCCGGCGAGGTGGTGTATCCGCAGGTGTCAATTGCCGTATGGATGTAGTTCTCCTGGCACTTTTTGATTAGTTCCAGGGTAAACGCCGGTTGCCAGGTCGCTTCGCCACCCCCTATTGTCACTCCTCCTCCAGACGAATTGTAGAACTGTTGATCCTTTTTTACGTTCTCCAGGATTTCTTCAACGGTATAGTATTTTCCGAAACATTCCAAAGCGCCTGTATAGCATACTTCAATGCATTTTCCGCAATTTGTGCACAACGTTCTGTCAACATAAAGCTTTGCCTTATCCTGTTCTTCAGCAAGCCGGATTGCGCCAACCGGGCAGACAGGAACACATCTGCCGCATCCGTCGCACTTTGCAGCAGTCACCTTCAACTCGGGATGGAATGCCTGCCCCTCCGGGTTACAGCACCAGGCGCATTTGAGTGGGCATCCTTTTAGGAATACCGTAGTCCTTATACCGTAACCATCGACAAAAGAACCGTGAATGATATGAAAGATAAGCCCTGTTGTTTGTTCCATATAATATTTCCCTTCTTCGTTAGTAGCGCTCCCGCAGATTTACCCTTCAACTGATCCCCACACACTTCAGGGGATAAAGAGGATAGATGATCTGTCGGGGTGATACATGTACTGCGTTAAGGTCGGCAAGGCGCCGTTATCCGATGGCGGTAAGGCCGCCGTCAACATATATGATTTGGCCGGTAACGAAATCCGAAGCCTCGGAAGCCAAAAACACCGCCGCGCCGACAACGTCCCTGGTCTCTCCCAGCCTCCCCAGCGGAATATTCTTAAGATAGTTTTGAGTCCTCCCCGGTTCCTTCATCTGTTTTTCCGTCAGCTTGGTGGCAATCAAGGCGGGCCCGATGGCGTTGACCTTGACATTGTAAGGGGCCCATTCGGCCGCCAGCGTCCTGGTAATCATATCCACCGCGCCCTTGCTGGCGCAGTAGGCGCTGTTCCCGCCGGCGTTCGCCCGGATGCCCCGCACCGAGGACACGTTGATGATTTTCCCGCTTTTCTTTTCCACCATGACCCGGCCAAACTCTTGGCAGCAGATCATAAAGCCTTTCACATTGACCTTGAACAATTTGTCCCATTCGTCCATGGGAAATTCAAGGGCCGGGCTTTTCAGGTTGTAACCCTGGGAATTAACCAGGATATCAATTGTGCCAAACTCGTCAAGCGCTGCTTTGACCAGCGCCTTTACGCTCGCCTCGTCTGCCGAATCGACCTGGAATATTTTGATGTCTTTGCCGGTTTCCGCTTTTATTTCGGCGGCGGCCTCTTCCAGGTTGGCTAGGTTGCGGCTGGCGATGCCGACTTCGGCTCCGTGCCCCGCCAACCCGGCGGCGATGGCCCGGCCGATGCCTCCGCCGCCGCCGATGACCACCGCCTTCTTCCCGCTCAGATCGAACAGGTTCATCGCTTATCCCTCCATTTACAGGACTTTTTTTACCCCCAGGATCTTCCTGGCTTCGCCCGGCGTCACCGGCTCCAAATTCAGTTCCCTGGCTATGCGGACTGTGCGGGCGACCAGCTGGGCATTGCTCTTGGCCAGTTCGCCCCGGGCATAGAATATGTTGTCTTCCAGCCCGACCCTGGCGCATCCCCCGATGATCATGGCCATGGTGGTGATGGGCAGCTGGGCCGAACCTACGGCGCAAACATTGAAGTAGCTGCCCTCAGGCAGAAACTGTTTCATGGACATCAGGTACTCCGGGGTGGCGTCCACCGCTCCCTGGTATTTCATGCCCAGCACGAAGTTGCAGTAGTACGGCTTCTCCACCAGGCCTTTTTGAATCAGGTTTTCCACATCCCTGAACATGGAATGGGAATAGCATTCCATTTCCGGCTTGATGCCAAGTTCTTTCATTCTGGCAGCCCATATTTCAATGTCCTTGGTCAGGTTGGAAAAGGGGGTTCCGGCAAACGCCCCGGCCTGGCGCATGAGGGTGCCCATGTTCAACGAGGCCATTTCCGGCATGGCTTCGAGGCATTTAACCCTTTCTTCGATGGTCAGGTTTGCTCCCCCGCCCGTGGAGTCCTGCAGGATTATATCGCACTTTTGGCGTATTTTTTCGTGGATCTCGGCGAACACTTCTTTGGCGCCGGTCGGTTTGCCGTCTTTGTCCCGGGCATGGATATGGACGATGGCCGCTCCTTCGTTGTAACAGTCGTACGCTTCTCTGGCGATTTCATCAGGCTGTTCCGGCACGTTGGGGTTCATGTCCTTGGTGACAAACGCCCCGTTGACGGCAGCAGTGATGATGATTTTTCCTTTCGGCAGCTCCATTCTTTCACCCGCTTGTTCTTTTTTTATTCAACTTCGGTGATGGCCACCAGGCGAACTATGGACGCGTCCCCGTTTTCCCACCGGATGGGGAAGCCGGCCAGCAGCACGCGCTTGCCGGTAACCTGGTCCATTTCCCCGCCGCAGTTCTCATAGCCGGCAATACCGTTGCCGAGAAGTATTTTGTGGCAAGGTTCGTACTCGGGGTAATCCTCGATGGGGTCTCTGCCCGTTTCTTTTTTGTATTCCCTGTACAGCCAGGGCATGGTCTCCTCCAGCGGCGGATGGGCCAACGGGTGGTCCAGGGCGCCCTGGTCCACAGCCACGGCCTTGACGCCTTTTTCCACGAACCATTCGGCCGCTTCGCGGTACAGGCCGCCATAATAGTTCATATATTCGTAGTTCTTCACCCGGTATAGTTTGTGCCAGCCGGTGTTCAGGACGACAAAGTCGCCTTTTTGGATTTTGGGGGTAACGTTTTCCAACATTTGGGGAGTGATTTTTTCCCACTTCTTGGTCGGCAGGTAGACAACCACGCCTTCGCCGTAAAAGGTCTCCAGGGGCATTTTCTCAATGGTTATCCCGTCCTCCAGCACATGGAACGGGGCGTCGGCATGGGTAGAAGAGTGCATTTTCAAGGTGAGCACGGCGGTGGATTTCCTCTGCCGTTCGTGGTAGGCCACTCTTTCCACCCGGATGTCCTGCATGAAACCAGGCCACGGCCACAAAGGGACGTTTTGCCCCAGCGGTTGAGACAGGTCGTAGATTTTGTACTTTTTGCTCATGATATTTTCCTCCTTGATGTTTATATGTGTTTATATATTAAATCTTTGGTCAGCTTAAACACGTCCAATAGGGCGTTGTCTCTTTCCCTTAAAATGTCTTCCAGTTTCCGGCCACGGTAATCATAGAAGCCTTTGCCCGACTTGACGCCAAGTTCTCCTCTCTCCACTCTCTCGAACAGGCTCTTGGGCCTGTTATCTACAGGCGCTTCAAGAAAATCCTGGTTTTGAAGGTTGCGCGCGCTCAGGTCCAGGCCGGTAAAGTCATACCTTTGCACAAAGCCCAAAACCATCGCCCGCGGGATGATGCTGGCCTTGACCGCCATGTCCAGTTCCTCCGGCGTGATATAGCCGTTGTCCAGCAGGAAAAACACTTCCCGGCCGATTATGCGCAGCAGCCGGTTGATCACAAATCCGGGAACAAATCTTTGCAAGACCACCGGCACCTTATCCAGCCTTTTTAAAAACTCCACCAAAAATTTCACTGTTTCGTCGGAGGTTTCCGGACCCCTGACCACTTCCACCAGGGGAACGACATGCGGCGGGGCAAACCAGTGAGCGATGGCGGAATTCTTTTGCCTTTTGGCGGGAAGAACTTGAAAAACATTCAGGTAAGATGTGTTGCTGGTAAATATCGTCCTGGCAGGGCAAATTTCGTCCAGCTTGGCGTACAGTTCTTTTTTGGCCGCAAGGTCCTCCACGATCGTTTCCACGACCAGGCCGGCGTTTGAGGCCGCTTCTTCCAGCTCCCGGGTGGGTTTTATCCTGGACATGATGTCCTTGATGCTGCCTGGTTCCAGCAGACCCCGCCGGGCAAAGGTGTTCAGGTTTGTTTCGATAACGGGCAGCGCCCTTTCCAGCGTTTCTTTCTTGCGCGTATAGAGCCCTGTTTCCAGTCCCCCGGCGGCAAAAACCTGAGCCAAGCCCGGCCCCATTGTCCCTGCGCCAAATATGCCCACCTTTTTTACTCCTTCGATTTCCATGTCAATTACCTCTTTTGTTTTATGCATTGGCCACGATCACCAGGACTCTGGCGGCCACCGGACCGTTGACGCTGATGGACCGTTTTTCTCCCGGCGCGATATAGACCATGTCGTTTTCTTGCAAAACGTGCTCCTCTTTTTCGCCTTTGACGGTGATCGACCCCCGCAGGACGCAGTAGATCCTTTCTTTGTCCGAGGAGGTCATGGCCGCGCCGCCGTCAGGCAGGAACTCGGAAATGGACACGTTGAGGTTCACCGCCCCTTCCGGCGGCCCAAATTTCCTTATCCCCCACATGTTGAAATGGTTCTTGGCCTCGTAGACTGTGCCTTCGTTGGCCTTAATCAAAATCACTTTTATCCACCTTCTTCCCCACGGGTTATTTGTTGTCGCCGGAGAATGCCCTGCTTAATGTCCAGGCGAAAATCCAGTATTGGCGCATCAATAATTGCCCTGCCCACATCGACGATGTCTGCGCCGGCTTCTATCAAAGCTGCCAGTTTTTCTGCAGTTACATCGCCTGCAAAGCCGATTTTCACCCGCTTGCGCCAGTTGCCGTCAGTGCCTGCCTTGACCACGGCCTGCAAATCTGCAATTCTTCCTGTGTCTACCATCAAAATGCCTGCCCCTGCCTCAACGGCTTCATTGGCTTCGTCGGCAATCGGGCCAAACTCACCCCTCAGCTGAATCACTACCGTTCTCCCAGGCAGGGTTACCGCTCTTTTGACGGCCCTGCCAATCCCGCCAAGCATCCGCGCGTAGTTCTTATCTAAATACACGAATGGTTCTTCCGCCATCCGGATTCCTGCGCCGCCTATGGCGATGGCTTGTCTAAGTTCCTCTTTGGTTTCCGGAAAAACTTTTTTCCAGGCACCGCATACAACCTTGATTCGCCCTCCTGCCGCTTCCACCATCTTCCGGGCCGAGGTCGCCACGCCCGATGGCTTTCCGATGAGTCCCAGCAGCTTTTCTTCGGCCAGAGTTACTTGGAGCGGATCTCCACTCGCTTTGAAGACCGTGGTTTTTTCGCTGAGCAGCATCCCGTCGGCTGCAGCCCAGAGATTTTTAAGTTTTATTTCTTCAGCTGTTTTTAACAACTTTTCCGAGCCAGCAAAGACGCCCTTCTGGTTTGAAGTAATTGCAAACCTAAATTCCTGGTCAATTCCCTGGAAAACATGCGCCCTGACATCTATCACCGTTCCACCTCTTTTGCTGCTTAGCTCACATTTTGATGCCGCGTTGTTTCAACCATTTAGGCATCAGGGCCTTTACCTCTTCGCTTACATCGGCCGAATTCTCAAGCATAAATTGACGCAAGCTCTCGCTGACATTAACACCGCCCTGCGCGCCATCAAAAACCAACACATGCTCGGTTTTGGTCACTTTCTTGGCGTACCTCATCGCATGGTCCAAATCCCACGCGATTACCGCATTCTTCATATACTGATTGCTGCTCTCGCAATGCTCGAATAATTTGGCTAAAGCTTTGCCTACCACGATTGTCGGTATTTGTTCAGAATAGAAATTGGATGGAAATCCTTTATATGAATAATTGTTGATCATTATCTTGAGCGCCGGATTGATCGTTGGAATCCAAGCAACCGTCTGCCTGCCGTGCTCGTCATACGTCTGTTCCGAGACGGGGCCATAAGGCGTAACCGGCTGTGACAAATCAAAAATATCCACGTTGGCCTGCATGAAATTGGCAAAAATCAATCCCGCGCCAAAGGTGTAGGGAATGGGGCATGGGCAATCAATAACCACAATACACTCATCAATTCTATTTAAGCAACGAAGCCATTTACCAAATAACTCCAATATTTCTGCCGTGATCCTATCACTTTGCTTTATCAAATCGATGTCTGAATCAAAGCCAATAATTCCAGTCGGGCACACCTTCATAATAACCGAACCGGCGAATTTCTCCTGTACAAAGGGCGACTCATAAATAGCCCGTGCTATAAAGTTTGCCGCACGCGATCCCATATTCGAGTGGTAGGTCGATCTGGTCTCTATCCTGGCGTACGACATGCCAAAGGGTTTTAGAATACGGTCGATCATACGATGTAAATGCACTTCCCGCACATCGTCGTTATGAGCGTGAATAATCCATTTGGCATCATACGCCTTTGCCAGCCCATACAAAGGACCCATTATTGTTTCAATCTTTATCGGCCGATCTATTGGAGCAATGCACTCCGCCTTGCCGTTGAAGTACTTATCCAATTCAAAATGCTTAATATACTCTTCGCTTTCGCGAAAACGAACGCCCACCCCTGCTCTAAGCCTGATATCGGTTGCCCCGGTCCTGGCCTCCACTTCATCTTTGATCGTTTTGATCATTTCGGCAAACGGCCGGCCACCCGCTATGGTAAACCCATGGTGCGACGTCAATATGTTCACGCTGTCTCCGGGTTTGATTCTGGAGAAATCTATGTTTTGGAGAGACTTCTTGACTTCTTCCCGAATCACCTCAAGTTCAGTTCCCGTATAGATGGGATCAGGAATCTCCGGGAATAATTCCTTAACAAGAATGGACGTCATCCCAGGCAATTCACAAGCCCTCTTTTTCAGTTCATGCGGCGCAATGCCATATTGTGACACCCTCGGTTCTAAGGGTTTAAGCGTTGGTCTAAGCATTTTTATTCCTCTCTTTCAACTTAGCCTCAAGAATATCATCCAGGAATTTTCTGTCTTCTTCGAAGAAATATCTGCTCCCATATTTTTCAATCACTTCAGGGTTGAGGTTCCATAAGGTTGCTGTAGGCCCGCGCCATTGGTAGCCATCGGCAGGGTCGGGCGGTTCTATGCCAGCGGCTTGCAGCAATCGATAGATCGGTCGGGGGCAAGCTATCTTGCAACCGATCCCTGCACCTGTTTTTAGCGTTACTTCCGCCGGCGTCCTTGCTCCATCCAGAATAGCAGCCGCCACTTCGCCAGCCCGTGTATTGCTGCAAATGCACACAATCATATCCGGACTGTATTTCGCCTTGATGCAAATATCCCATATTTTATCTTGATCAAATCGATTAACATCCATCCCCACCTCTATGGGTTCCTCAAGTGGTTCCATGGTGACGGCGTATTGCGGGCATCTTTGGTGGCAATTGGTGCAACCGTAACATTTTGCATAGTCAATCACAGGCTTTTTGTTTTCCATGCTAATCGCAAATGTAGGACAAACACGATAGCACGTCCTGCAGCCGTTGCACTTATCCAAATCGATTACGGCTTTTTTAGTTATACTAAGCATTTTCGGCCTCCTATCCTCCAAGTTTTTATTTTTTAATCATGATAATTCCATTTTTTAGCCAACCTCATCATTAATTATGATGATGAGCAGGCGCACTGCCGGCTTTAAGTTTCTCGCGCAAAGCTTCGGCAATTTTTTCCGCAAGCGCATATTTGCC is a window from the Peptococcaceae bacterium genome containing:
- a CDS encoding pyruvate formate lyase family protein, yielding MGTKASDRVVKLRKSMVTRPEICVERGYLMTQSYQETEGQPEIIRRAKALEKVLKEMTIGIEDGELIVGRGSSKLRAGILTPELNAAWYAEERDLLSTRTVDRFKPLTEEEKAKIKEIAAYWKGRSLFDKWKARVPEEILKFNNIVQCGGAFCGNNQYFGHSSADYEILIKKGIKGIKQEVEEELAKVNLVKMEDLKKYYFLKAVNITLDAALVFVKRYAELAESLAAKETDEQRKLELKKIAETCSWVPLNPARNFYEALQSTWFGYLIVMIEGIGPGNGFGRVDQYLYPFYKKDIEEGNLTPEAALELIELFLIKANGLCIPYSTEAANFFAGFSMTVNFVLGGLTKDGKDAVNELSYIFLEAEKEIALSCEDIIVRISKKTPDAFVIKACELANALKGKVKFLSDETVIKGLMNDGKPAELARQYIITGCNTPTVPGYSLDVPGGMVNLPLMLDLALNNGVARMVNDMQVGPPTGDARKFKSFGEVWDAFKKQVEALIPYALVFRNVDKQLFAEYCPVPFQSIFYHNCIKKGLDCTNGGTAPYIAYAVSLSGIPNVGDALAAIKKVVFEDKKIV
- a CDS encoding FAD-binding protein codes for the protein MDTGMGVTGSKIEEIQADLAIIGGGAGGLSAAIEARDKGVKNVVVLEKMNAPGGNAIFPDLMISWDGRPPKLPCMDDNRIVDGDPRIDPDYTIRTDANFKAAMEWNHWRGDARLIRTLINKSEELSDWLKSKMEPEDYIENPEAMRGNMQGRLVKILLRECKKQGIRILCNTPAQKLLKDETGAAAGVLAETKDGGKLIVRSTRVIISTGGFMGDKELMSRYFPNYDENTLNDLVILGFRRSGDGIKMAFEAGAAPDGTVAFEWSLNRIPCLGMSPSPYKDFLNNARNPELVWVTPKGVRFADESKINATNSMYRLPNKTCYILFAENIKEHIVNKTPSIFRWHAYKDKNLEKEIAQLVETGYVKIAGTWEEIAEWIGADAAVLNETIAEYNSFCAKGHDDWFCKNPKALIPLIKPPFYASKCAMAMLVTCGPLKVNTKMELLDKNDNPLPGFYAAGADIGGIDSDTYAAAVASHSMRFAISSGRIAAENAAKAILAAK
- a CDS encoding formate C-acetyltransferase/glycerol dehydratase family glycyl radical enzyme; this translates as MAFEATARVKELRSRMLTTPAICVERGYLMTKSYQETEGQPEAIRRAKALEKILKEMTIRIEDGELIAGWATGKVRAGAVLPEISSEWILDELDTVATREWDKYVPLTEEEKAKLKEVVAYWKGEALYDKWQALVPEQAKELNHIIQGTAGFSENSHHMAHVAVDYERVITKGLNDIKRQVEEALGKLDLSVMENLDKYHFYSAVKIVLEAAENFAKRYAQLAAGLAKQESNPQRKSELERIAETCNWVPANPARNFYEAIQSIWFVYIILMIEGWGAGMSLGRVDQYLYPFYKKDVEAGVITDAEAHELLSLLLIKMNGVVALADKNVSKVLGGYPIMQGLTLGGVTRDGRDAVNELSYLFLEADRVVGLSAEEIMVRINKINPESFVMKAAETAVSLRGKIKFVSDETSIPQMMNCGIPLEYARDYISTGCHNPTIPAFSHDLGGVIFNLPLAVDLALNNGFSRQTGKQIGPKTGDPAMFRTFEEVMEAYKKQVEHMLSVVFLYKNADMKLFAEVPVVFQSALFHHCLEKGLDIYQGGTHPYHTHITAIAGAANVGDSLAAVKKVVFDDRQITMRQLVSALEKNFEGEERIRHLLQQAPKFGNDDDYVDLILKDVLIHACDTIRKHKSFAGRQSVASTVAMTANIPLGWVVGALPDGRKAGEPLSEGGISPYQGRNVSGPTPTMKSVAKLDQIKLRGSILNMRFNPDAVKDEPKMRKFVSLLRTFCEIGGNLIQFNFVDTQMLKDAQKNPEKYKDLLVRVATYSAYFVELSPELQNDIINRTEFEEV